A genomic window from Gossypium hirsutum isolate 1008001.06 chromosome D10, Gossypium_hirsutum_v2.1, whole genome shotgun sequence includes:
- the LOC107915518 gene encoding F-box/kelch-repeat protein At3g17530: MRGRKKGAMEPSSNRHEPTANSCILFQLPHPLILDILSRFPIRDLLHCRCICKRFISFISDPEFASLHLSISPLCILTNTKPLQKCRKRLQLSHVYAGGASFQVSKLNFTPKSNVPTWDISDISACNGLLCLLGPKKGDPFYVFYVCNPILGEFITIQPPCKGRHRSPFSGLGYSTVTNQCKLLQSYYPTVKLNYPMAEIYTIGSGTWRSIGNAPTDYVSLPFNAFLNGAHHWSKSFLRGEFINSFDFDTEQFGIIPPPHHFQELDKYSSGCTKTGVLGGCLFICPVQISCNLTFGL; the protein is encoded by the coding sequence ATGAGGGGCCGAAAGAAAGGAGCAATGGAACCATCAAGCAACAGACATGAACCAACAGCAAACAGTTGCATATTGTTTCAACTCCCACACCCTCTAATCTTAGACATTCTCTCAAGGTTTCCCATCCGTGACCTTCTCCATTGCAGGTGCATTTGCAAGAGATTCATCTCTTTCATTTCTGATCCTGAATTTGCTAGCCTCCACCTTTCAATATCACCCCTCTGCATTTTAACCAACACTAAGCCACTCCAAAAATGTCGAAAGAGGCTCCAATTATCCCACGTTTATGCTGGTGGTGCAAGTTTCCAGGTCTCCAAACTCAACTTTACACCTAAATCTAATGTACCCACTTGGGATATTTCTGATATCAGTGCATGCAATGGTTTGCTTTGTTTACTTGGACCAAAAAAAGGTGACCCTTTCTATGTGTTCTATGTGTGTAACCCAATTTTGGgtgaatttatcacaattcaacCACCTTGTAAGGGTAGGCATAGGAGTCCTTTTTCGGGGCTTGGTTATTCAACTGTCACTAATCAATGCAAACTTTTGCAAAGCTATTATCCTACAGTAAAATTGAATTACCCAATGGCTGAAATATACACCATTGGTAGTGGTACATGGAGAAGCATTGGAAATGCACCTACTGACTATGTTTCTTTACCTTTCAATGCTTTCTTGAATGGAGCCCATCACTGGTCGAAATCTTTTCTTCGTGGTGAATTCATAAATTCTTTTGACTTTGATACTGAGCAGTTTGGGATAATCCCACCGCCTCATCATTTTCAAGAATTGGATAAGTATTCTTCAGGATGCACAAAGACTGGAGTGCTAGGAGGTTGTCTGTTTATATGTCCTGTCCAGATTTCATGCAATTTGACATTTGGGTTATGA
- the LOC121222086 gene encoding secreted RxLR effector protein 161-like — protein sequence MENCKATSTPVAVGEKLSSQGDFEKVCETTYRSLVGCLLYLIATRPDIMYDVSLLSRFMHCYNINHFQAAKRVLRYIKGTLCFGVLFTKAEHMKLLGYIDNDWAGPIDDMKSTSGYLFTLGSAIFCWSSKKKTAVAQSIAEAEYVTTAGAINQAIWLRKIMADLNLH from the coding sequence ATGGAAAATTGCAAGGCAACTAGCACTccagttgctgttggagaaaaactatcaAGCCAAGGTGATTTCGAGAAAGTATGTGAGACAACCTATAGAAGCTTGGTGGGATGTTTACTTTACTTAATAGCTACAAGGCCAGATATAATGTATGATGTTAGTCTCTTATCCAGGTTCATGCATTGCTACAACATTAACCATTTTCAAGCTGCAAAGAGAGTACTAAGGTACATCAAAGGGACTTTGTGCTTTGGAGTCTTGTTCACCAAAGCTGAACACATGAAGCTTCTTGGTTATATAGATAATGACTGGGCAGGAccgatagatgacatgaaaagcacttCAGGGTATCTGTTTACCCTTGGTTCAGCCATTTTTTGTTGGAGCTCAAAGAAGAAAACTGCTGTTGCTCAATCAATAGCTGAGGCAGAGTATGTAACAACTGCAGGAGCTATTAACCAAGCAATTTGGTTAAGGAAGATCATGGCTGACTTGAACTTACACTGA
- the LOC107915519 gene encoding uncharacterized protein, with amino-acid sequence MYNNLEKSRKRLHLSYVYAYGASVQFGIVPPPHHFQELDKCSSECTKTGVLGGCLFICHYPDFMQFDIWVMKEYGVKESWTKQFVIKHVYSGSYQPILVLSNGEIFMLSNYPKRTCYNQKGRYLRGAKSFWIPSKFDAISYTPCFVSLYNVAKGEQISRIDAYMSSLEFEKSISEPTLYVKKSENETLLIVSLYVDDLLVTGSKRKLIEEFKRQIQDVLEMTNLREITYFLGIEVK; translated from the exons ATGTATAATAATCTTGAAAAATCTCGAAAGAGGCTTCATTTATCCTATGTTTATGCTTATGGTGCAAGTGTCCAG TTTGGGATAGTTCCACCGCCTCATCATTTTCAAGAATTGGATAAGTGTTCTTCAGAATGCACAAAGACTGGAGTGCTAGGAGGTTGTCTGTTTATATGTCACTATCCAGATTTCATGCAATTTGACATTTGGGTTATGAAGGAATATGGTGTCAAGGAGTCTTGGACCAAACAATTTGTCATTAAACATGTTTACTCGGGTTCCTATCAACCAATACTTGTTTTGAGCAATGGAGAAATATTCATGTTGTCAAATTACCCGAAAAGAACTTGTTACAACCAGAAGGGGAGATATTTACGAGGAGCTAAATCCTTCTGGATTCCCTCAAAATTTGATGCAATTTCTTATACCCCATGCTTTGTTTCTCTCTACAATGTTGCAAAAGGAGAGCAAATATCCAG AATCGATGCATATATGTCTAGTCTTGAGTTTGAGAAGAGTATCAGTGAGCCTACTCTCTATGTGAAGAAATCAGAGAATGAAACTTTACTAATTGTGTCACTATATGTAGATGATCTGTTGGTAACTGGTAGCAAAAGGAAGCTGATTGAAGAGTTCAAAAGGCAGATACAGGATGTGCTCGAAATGACTAACTTAAGGGAGATAACTTACTTCCTTGGCATAGAAGTAAAATAG